In Zingiber officinale cultivar Zhangliang chromosome 1A, Zo_v1.1, whole genome shotgun sequence, the DNA window ccagaggatctgggCTGAGGAGTATGCCTCTTGAAGGAAATGCCAAGATTTACATCTCATTAAATGATGTCATtaaggaggaaggaaaagaaaaatctaagtgTTCCTCTTAAAAGAAGGAAGGAAAAAAATCTCCCCTCTCCACACGGCACTTATCCATCCTCACATCGTATATTATTCTCTATTCATACCTGACTATTTCTTCAATCTAATACAGAACCAATGACTAACAGAACAGCTTGAAAACAATTAAGACACTTGTCCTTTACAATGTAACGTCTACTgtctacattttttttttaccataATGTTAAAGCTGAAGACAATTCAAGCACTACCATTTTGCCGAACCCGAGATGCAACTCCTACGAACCAAGCAACACTCATTAGCTGAACTCCAAGAATCAACACCCACCATGACACCAACCCACGGATGCTTCCTGTCACCCATGCAGGGGAACCGATCTCCCCAGCCAATTTGAGCCCTCTCATCAGCTGCAGCACCCTGTAAGCCTCGTAAACTAGGGGTGTCACTATCCACACCGGTGACCTCCAGTGCCATGTGAGCATCTCCGTCAGCATCTGCACAGAAAGCAGCAGAAGGTACGGCCCGAGCAGCACAGCAAACGAGATGAACGAGACTTGTGGTTCGAGAGAGCCCCTCTGAGATGCAAAGAGTAGTATTAAAGGAACTAGAAGGCCCAGCAGACTCGACACTAACTTCCAAAACTTGTATGCAGCCGGCACTCGGATCTTCTGTTCGAGGTTGCTTGTAGGATGTCGTCCGCAAGCATCGGCCATGAGAAGAAACAAGGTTGCTCCCATGTTGAAAAGACAGTCGAGTCCTACTAAAGACAGAAGACCAGCTATATTCGGGCCCAGGAACACAGAGGACAGAGGTAACCATAATGTCGGCGCCATGCCTGTGGCTAGAAGAACAGAAGGTCCCAAAAGCCACATTGGCCATTTAAGAGGCTGCTGCAGTGTAGGCGGCTGGCTTTTCATGTCAATGATGGCTTCTTCTTCGCCCTGAAAAATAGGAATGCCAAGTTTGTCATCCGCATCTATGGGTTCGACGATATTGCTTCCCTTGATGATTCCATCACCATCCTCTGTAGTAGCATATGGAGGAGAAGCTTCCCATGGAAACAAGTTGCTACTGCACAAGGTCAGACATTTTCGGCGCAAGATTGGCTTCTGCACCTGCCTCGGCAATTTGGATGATCTCCACTTAAAAGCTTGATTATTAGGAATCACCTTCCTGGGTGAACTTACTGAAAACCAAGTCAAAGAGGCCATTTATCGTTGGTGGCTTTTCGAAATGAGGAGGATTTTCTTTTCCTAGTCTGCAGGCTACTAATTTTTGCAGGATCACAGCATCTGATAATTGAAATAAATCCCTCATTAGTCTTGGGAAACAAAATAATTACTTAGATATTATAAAGCCAGAGGAGGAGACTAGCATGCATCCCATATATTTGAATTACGCAACTGAAAACATGCAAAGTTGACATCATATTAGAAAGATTATCCGGAAAAACTGAACTAATATCAATTCAGTACTCATTTTTAGTCCTTTTAGAGTGATCGACCTTGTTTGCAATTGTGGTACCAGTTTCAACGAATTGTCAGACCGTACGGGTACTATGAATGCATAAATTCTAATCTATACTAGATATTTGGAGCGGAATGGAAACATATACACTTGCCTTGTAGGAAATCTGGAACAGAACACTATGCCATAATTAACACTATCCTACAAATTGCCTAAATTTACTTAAACTATAAATTGCAATTTTTTAAGAATCAAAAAATTATTCATGAACCATCGTCTCGATTAGGCAATAAATTCTCATTGTGGCAAAAGGTATATTTGATGTCCTGTGCAGTCATCTAATAGCCAGCTGAAGAATTATATGCATATTCTTATATGAAGAACAAAATAAGAGCAGGGAAGATGAAGGCATGCAATCTATACGATTATACGAAATATCTAGCTAGTCATTTAACAAAACCTTTTGAAAAAAGTATTTTGCTAGTAAACTGTgctttgcaataaataaaaaaaactttcaacAATCAAGTACGATAAGGTGAAATGTAATTAAACATAATGAGATGTGATAAACAAGATAAATTGGTTAAATTGAATGGAAATTAGATAGCAAACCACTCTTCTTGTAGTTCCACCAGCATCTCGGCAAATTAAGTGCATACTACAGAAGTTAATTCTTGCTACTAAATCTTATGCTTCATCTTTTTTAGAACATATGTGATCAGATGGATTGCTTTTAGGTTCTTTTCTGagcattaaaaaaacaaaaaagatatAAGAACGAATATTTCTTCAATAGTACTGTTTCTTTCTATCTTCTCAAAATTCTTGATGAACTATGCTACTAAACAAAACACTTATATTGATAGGTACATTTGAGATTACAACTTGTTACATACTAACTAATAAGCTACAGTGCCTTtagatatatgttttttttttaaaaatcaaccttTAAAAAATGGCTTCAGTTAGACCAATGGCATAATATCTTCTTACTGTTTCCAACAGTCTTCTTAGGGATTATATTACTGGTATCTTTAGTTGCATACTGATTAGCATTAACTTCCAATGAATCAAATGTAACACACTCTAACATTacaattaaataatcaaaattttCATACAGAAACGTGATGTACATAATGTTTacagataatttaattttacgaGAGTTGATTCCTTTTTACAAGATCTTCCTCTTTCAGTATTGTAGCCCTAAGGAcaattttataaaattcaatTTTGTAAACAAAGGATCAGTTCAATGTCTAAGCAAAATATATTGCTCTCAATTGCATAAAATGTTGTTTCTAAGCTTAGATACTCTATTATTTTTATAGAATCAGTACAAATAGCTTAAGACACTATATCAGTTCAATATATCTTAAATTGCCCTGATTTAAGATGATCAGTTCAATATCTATCGAATCAGAAAAAACAGAATCAGTGCAAATAGCTTAAGACTGCCAATAATTATTTTGATGCCAAAGACAATCAGTTCAGGATCACAAAAGGTTAGCTCGTGGCAAAACAAATGTGGAAATTGAACAAGAAGGATTGGGATTGAATCTGATAGTATTCAGCTTCAGATGTGACCACAGAAAACTCAGAATCAAGACACTTTATGGACATCAAACTATAGTAAATAATTCCAAACATTCTGAAGTTTAAGCCCAAACACTCAAGATGAATATCTAAATCAGGGTACAATGCTCAGCTTTGACTGTGTTGGAAATTTGGTGTTCAAACAGAAATATTAGAAACCATTCCTATCAAAAAGATAAAAGGAAACCATGAAATAGAAGCAACGCATAACCCAACAGATCATTCTTATGAATAAGACTAATGCGATCATTTTAGTATCAAAAACGCCATAACTAAATGATAAAATGGTCTTCTCAGACAGTACAACGTTGC includes these proteins:
- the LOC122028708 gene encoding uncharacterized protein LOC122028708 encodes the protein MASLTWFSVSSPRKVIPNNQAFKWRSSKLPRQVQKPILRRKCLTLCSSNLFPWEASPPYATTEDGDGIIKGSNIVEPIDADDKLGIPIFQGEEEAIIDMKSQPPTLQQPLKWPMWLLGPSVLLATGMAPTLWLPLSSVFLGPNIAGLLSLVGLDCLFNMGATLFLLMADACGRHPTSNLEQKIRVPAAYKFWKLVSSLLGLLVPLILLFASQRGSLEPQVSFISFAVLLGPYLLLLSVQMLTEMLTWHWRSPVWIVTPLVYEAYRVLQLMRGLKLAGEIGSPAWVTGSIRGLVSWWVLILGVQLMSVAWFVGVASRVRQNGSA